ATCAGGGTTATATCTTGAGTTATAAGTTCATTGAGAACAAAGTTCAAGACATTATCAAGATTGCTTTAAAATACGATAAGGATTCTAAGCAACCTGTGATCAAAAATCTTCAAAGAGTGAGTACACCTGGTTTGAGAAAATATGCCGGAGCTCACGAAATGCCAAGAGTGTTAAACGGTTTGGGAATCGCCATCGTTTCTACTTCAAAAGGTGTTATGACGAATAAAAAAGCACGTCAGGAGAATGTTGGGGGAGAGGTTTTATGTTTCGTTTATTAAAAAGTAGATAAGATGTCAAGAATAGGAAAAAACCCAATAACAATTCCGGAAGGAGTTACTGTTGAAGTGAAGGACAACGAAGTTACAGTGAAAGGTAAACTTGGTGAATTGTCTCAGGAAATAAAAGAAATTGATGTAAAGATCGAGGATGGAGTAATAACCTTGGAAAGACCTTCTGAGGCAAATACACACAAATCAAAACACGGTCTTTACAGAGCGTTGATCAACAACATGATTGTTGGAGTATCTCAAGGCTGGTCGAAAGAACTTGAATTAGTGGGAGTTGGTTACAGAGCTTCCAATCAGGGACAAAAATTAGACCTTGCCCTTGGATTTTCTCACAATATCGTTTTGGAAATTGCTCCGGAAGTGAAAGTGGAAACAGTATCTGAAAAAGGTAAGAATCCATTGGTTAAATTAACTTCTCATGACAAACAGTTGGTTGGACAGGTTGCAGCGAAGATTCGTTCTTTCCGTAAGCCTGAACCATACAAAGGAAAAGGAGTTAAATATGTAGGTGAACAATTAAGAAGAAAAGCGGGTAAAACTGCATAATAAGATAAGGTTATGGCATTAACAAAACTTCAAAGAAGGAACCGTATTAAGAATAGAATCAGAAAAGTTGTTTCTGGAACTGCGGTAAAACCTAGATTATCAGTTTTCAGAAGCAATAAAGCAATATCTGCTCAATTAATTGATGACGTTGCAGGAAAAACTTTGGTATCTACCACTTCTCTTTCTATGAAAGATGCAAAAGGTACTAAAATAGAGATCGCTACCGCTGTAGGTAAGGATTTGGCTGAAAAAGCGAGCAAGGCAGGAATTGAATCTGTTGCCTTTGATAGAAATGGTTATTTATACCACGGTAGAGTAAAAGCCCTAGCAGATGGTGCTAGAGAAGGAGGTTTAAAATTTTAAGATTATTCCATGTACAAAAAATATAACAACGTAGAAAGAGTAAAACCCAGTGGTCTTGAACTTAAAGATCATTTGGTAGGAGTACAAAGAGTTACCAAGGTGACCAAAGGGGGAAGAACATTTAGTTTTTCAGCCATTGTGGTTGTCGGAAACGGAGACGGTGTAGTGGGTCATGGATTAGGTAAATCTCAGGATGTTGCTTCAGCAATCGCTAAGGCGATAGAAGACGCTAAGAAGAATTTGGTAAGAATTCCGATCATCAATCAAACTTTACCACATGAACAGAAAGGTAAGTATGGTGGAGCAAGGGTATTTTTAAAGCCAGCTTCTCATGGTACCGGGGTAATTGCCGGTGGTGCTGTAAGGGCGGTATTGGAATCAGTAGGTGTACATGATGTACTTTCAAAATCTCAGGGCTCTTCTAACCCACACAACGTGGTAAAAGCAACTTTTGATGCTTTATTGAACCTAAGAGATGCGCATACTGTTGCGAGACAGAGAGGTATATCTGTAGAAAAAGTGTTTAACGGTTAATTTTTAGCGATGAAAAGAATTAGAGTAAAACAAGTACGCAGTCAGATCAGACGTCCTAAAAATCAAAAATTGACACTTGAGGCACTAGGTTTGAGAAAAATGAATCAAACGGTTGAGCATGATGCTACACCAACGATTCTCGGAATGGTAAAAACAGTTAATCATTTAGTTTCTGTTGAAGAAATCAAATAAGATAAAAGGTTATGGAATTAAATAACTTAAAACCTGCAAAGGGATCCGTAAAATCGGGTAAACGAATTGGTAGAGGTGAAGGATCTGGAAAAGGTGGTACCGCTACAAGAGGTCATAAAGGACAAAAATCTCGTTCTGGTTATTCGAGAAAGATCGGATTTGAAGGTGGTCAGATGCCTCTTCAAAGACGTGTTCCTAAATTTGGTTTCAAAAACATCAACCGCAAAGAATATCAGGGTGTAAATCTTGATACCTTGCAGAAACTGGTTGATGATGGAAAAATCAAAGATACTGTATCATTGGAAGTTTTAATGGAAAATGGTTTAGTTGGGAAGAATGACTTGGTAAAGATTTTAGGAAGAGGAGAGTTAAAAGCGAAATTGAATATCTCAGTACATAAATTTACTGCTTCTGCTAAGGCGGCTATTGAAAAAGCGGGAGGTGAAGCTGTAACTATTTAATGAAAAAAAATTAAATGAAAAAGTTTATAAGTACTGTCCAGGATATTTGGAAAATCGAAGAGCTAAGAAACAAAATCATTTTAACCTTAGGTTTAATGGTCGTTTACCGTTTGGCTGCCCAGGTACCTTTACCAGGTATTGACCCTACGCAGTTAAGTGGTTTGGCCAATAAGACGGCTGACGGGTTATTAGGATTGTTAAATGCCTTTACAGGTGGAGCTTTTGCAAAGGCTTCGGTAATGGCATTGGGTATCATGCCTTATATCTCTGCTTCGATTGTGGTTCAGCTAATGGGAATTGCGGTTCCTTATTTACAGAAACTACAGAAAGAAGGAGAAAGTGGAAGAAAGAAGATCAACCAGATCACGCGTTGGCTGACGATTGCGATCTTGATCATTCAGGCTCCTACTTATTTAATTAGTTTGCCAAGTTTAGGTATTCCTGAAAGTGCATTCTTATTAGGTACAGGCCCATTGTTCTATTTCTCTTCAATTCTTTTGTTAACCACCGGAACAATCTTTGCGATGTGGTTAGGTGAAAGAATCACGGATAAAGGAATTGGAAATGGTATTTCCTTATTGATTATGATTGGTATTATTGCGGTATTCCCTTCTTCATTCATGCAGGAGGCTACTTCAAGAATCAATCAGTCAAATGGTGGATTGATCATGATTCTGATCGAAGTTGTTATCTGGTTCGTTGTAATTTTTGCAAGTGTACTTTTGGTAACGGCAGTTCGTAAGATTCAGGTTCAATATGCAAGAAGAACAGTTGCGGGCAACATTCAGGATGTGGCAGGAGCAAGACAGTATATTCCATTGAAGTTAAATTCATCCGGAGTTATGCCTATTATCTTTGCTCAGGCGCTCATGTTCGTACCCGGATTGATGGCAAATGCTGAGAATTCAGTGATTAAATCAATAGGAGTTGCTTTTACTGATATTTTTGGTCTTTGGTATAATGTTTTATTTGCCGTTTTGATCATCATTTTTAGTTACTTTTACACAGCGATCACGATCCCAACAAATAAAATGGCCGATGATCTAAAGAGAGGCGGAGGTTTCGTACCCGGTATCAGACCAGGTAAGGATACTGCCGAATACCTCGATACGATTTTATCTCGTGTTACCCTTCCGGGTTCTTTATTCTTGGCGTTTTTGGCGATACTTCCTGCCATTATTACAAAAGCAGGAGTTCAACCAGGTTGGGCCATTTTCTATGGAGGGACCTCATTATTGATTATGGTAGGGGTTGCCATAGATACATTACAGCAAATTAACGCCCACTTGTTGAATCGTCATTACGATGGATTAATGAAATCGGGCTCTAAACGAAAAGTAGCTTATTAACTATGGCAAAGCAAGCAGCAATAGAACAAGACGGAAGAATCATTGAAGCATTATCAAACGCAATGTTTCGAGTAGAATTGGAAAACGGTCACATTGTAACCGCACATATTTCCGGAAAAATGCGTATGCATTACATCAAATTGCTACCAGGAGATAAGGTAAAATTAGAAATGAGCCCTTATGATTTAACTAAGGCGAGAATTACTTATAGATATTAAAGACAACACGAGATGAAAGTAAGAGCATCAGTAAAGAAAAGAAGTGCCGACTGCATAATAGTACGCAGAAAGGGCAGATTATATGTAATCAACAAAAAGAATCCTAGATTTAAACAAAGACAAGGATAATTATGGCAAGAATAGCAGGAATTGACGTCCCAAAGAATAAAAGAGGTGTAATCGCATTGACCTATATCTTTGGAATCGGAAGAAGTAAAGCTAAAGAGATTTTAGCAAACGCAAAAGTTGACGAGAGCATCAAGGTTCAGGACTGGAATGATGAGCAGATCGCCAACATTCGTGGTGAGGTGGGCAAATTGACCATCGAAGGTGAATTGAGATCTGAAGTTCAGTTAAACATCAAACGTTTAATGGACATCGGATGTTACAGAGGAATCAGACACAGAGCTGGACTTCCGTTAAGAGGGCAAAGAACAAAGAATAATTCTAGAACTCGTAAAGGAAAGAGAAAAACTGTAGCAGGTAAAAAGAAAGCAACTAAATAATAGTTAACAAGATGGCAAAGTCAAGTTCAAAAAACGTAAAGAAACGTAAAGTTATCGTAGATGCTGTTGGTGAGGCGCATATCACTGCTTCTTTCAACAACATCATCATCTCTTTGACCAATAAAAAAGGAGATGTTATTTCTTGGTCAAGTGCAGGGAAGCAAGGATTTAGAGGTTCTAAAAAGAATACTCCATATGCTGCCCAAACTGCCGCTGAAGATTGTGCAAGAGTTGCTCATGAAGCTGGATTGAGAAAAGTAAAGGTCTATGTAAAAGGACCAGGTAACGGTAGAGAGTCTGCAATTAGAACCCTGCACAACAACGGGATCGAAGTTACTGAGATTATCGATGTAACACCAATTGCTCACAACGGGTGCAGACCTCCAAAAAGAAGAAGAGTTTAATACATATTTTATAAACTAAGGATAAAGATTATCGAAGGACTGCCTTAATTCATAATCCCTTAAATAAATTAATAAGATGGCAAGATATACAGGACCAAAATCAAAAATTGCCCGTAAGTTTGGAGAACCAATCTTCGGGGATGACAAAGCGTTAGAAAAAAGAAATTATCCTCCGGGACAACACGGAGCTAACAAAAGAAGAGGTAAGCAATCTGAATATGCACTTCAGTTAAAAGAGAAGCAAAAAGCGAAATATACTTATGGTATTTTAGAACGTCAATTCCGCAAGCTTTTTGAAAAATCTCAAAGAAGTAAAGGTATTACAGGTGAGGTTTTACTTCAATTATGTGAGTCTCGTTTAGACAATGTAGTATACAGACTGGGTATTTCTCCTTCAAGGAGTGGTGCGCGTCAATTGGTATCACACAGACATATTACTGTTAATGGTGAGATCGTGAATATTCCTTCTTATCTTTTAAAAGAAGGTGATGTTGTTGGAGTAAGAGAGAAATCAAAGTCTTTAACAGCCATTGAAAGTTCTTTAGCAGCTAAATCGAATGTTTATGAGTGGTTATCTTGGAATCAGGAAACCTTGGAAGGAAGATTTGTTACTGTTCCTGAAAGAATTCAAATTCCAGAAAACATTAACGAGCAGTTTATCGTTGAATTATACTCTAAATAACCCTAAAAGATAGTAACAAACTTATGGCAATATTAAATTTTCAGAAACCGGATAAAGTATTGATGATTGAATCTACTGATTTTAACGGTAGGTTTGAGTTTAAACCTTTAGAGCCCGGTTACGGACTAACAGTTGGTAACGCCTTGAGAAGAGTGTTGTTATCTTCTTTAGACGGATATGCAATTACTTCATTGAGAATTGAAGGAGTTGAACATGAATTTTCTACGATCGAAGGGGTTGTTGAGGATGTAACTGAAATCATTCTTAACCTGAAGCAAATGCGCTTTAAACAACAGATTGAAGATACTGACAGTGAAACTGTGGTTTTGTCAGTCTCAGGTAAAGAAGAATTGACTGCAGGAGATTTTCAAAATTTCATTTCTGGTTTTCAGGTGTTGAATCCGGAATTGGTGATTTGTAGAATGGAACCTAAAGTGAAGATCGACCTTGAGATCACAATAGAAAAAGGAAGAGGATTTGTTTTGGCAGAGGAGAACAAAAAAGTTTCTGCTCCACTGGGAACGATTTTTATTGATTCGATCTACACGCCGATCAAAAATGTAAAATACGCGGTTGAAAACTTCCGTGTTGAGCAAAAAACTGATTATGAAAAATTGGTTTTCGATATCATCACTGACGGTTCAATTACGCCTAAAGATGCATTGACCGAAGCTGCAAAAATTCTGATCCATCACTTCATGTTGTTCTCTGATGAGAGAATTACGCTGGAGGCTGATGAAATTGCGAAAACTGAAACCTATGACGAGGAGTCTCTGCACATGAGACAGTTGTTAAAAACGCGTTTGATCGATATGGATCTTTCAGTGAGAGCTTTGAATTGTCTGAAAGCTGCTGAGGTGGATACTTTGGGAGACCTTGTTTCTTTCAACAAGAGTGATTTGATGAAGTTCAGAAACTTCGGAAAAAAATCACTTACAGAGTTGGATGAACTTGTAAACAACAAAGGATTGACCTTTGGAATGGATTTAACGAAATACAAATTAGATAAGGAGTAGATTTGTTATTGCTATAGCAAATTGTAAATAGTCAAGTGAAAGATGAGACACGGAAAGAAATTTAATCATTTAAGTAGAAAAAAAGCGCATAGAAAAGCTATGTTAGCTAATATGGCTTGCTCTTTGATCGAGCACAAGCGTATAAATACGACTGTTGCCAAAGCAAAAGCTTTGCGTCAATATGTTGAGCCACTAATCACAAAATCTAAAAACGATACCACTCATAACAGAAGGATTGTTTTTAGCAGTTTGAAAGATAAATATGCTGTTTCTGAATTGTTCAGAGATGTAGCGGTTAAAGTTGGTGACCGACCAGGTGGATATGTAAGGATCATTAAATTAGGAAATCGTCAGGGAGATAATGCTTCAATGGCAATGATCGAACTGGTAGATTATAATGAAATTTACAATCCTAAGGCGAAGAAGAAAAAAGCAACAAGAAGAAGAGGAAAAAAATCTTCATCAGCTCCGGCCGCTGAAGCACCTGCCGCTGAGGCACCTGCTGCTGAAACAGCTGTTGCTGAAAAAGTTGAAGAACCTAAATCAAAAGATGCTGAGAACAAGGATGAAGCATAAATTGGATTTTTGTTTTTAAAATGATAAAAGGATGAGCTATTTTTGGCTTATCCTTTTTTTTTTGAATAAAAAAAAGAATTAGCGTAAGATAACCTCTAAGAATACAAGAATAAGATATGAAATACGAAACAAGAAAAAAGGCCATTCTGATCTTGAAAGACGGAACCATGTTTGAAGGTAAATCGGTTGGAATAGATGGCACAGCAGTGGGTGAGATTTGTTTTAACACCGGAACTACCGGATATCAGGAAATCTTTACAGATCCTTCCTATTTTGGACAGTTGATGGTAACAACCAATGCTCATATTGGGAATTATGGAATTAACGAGCAGGAAGAAGAATCAGAAGGAATCAAGATTGCCGGACTGGTCTGCAGAAACTTTAGTTTTGATTATTCCCGTGTAAATGCTCAGGAGTCACTTCTTGATTATTTTAAGAGACAGAATTTTGTTGCCATTTCAGATATTGATACCAGGGCCCTTGTCCGTTACATTAGGGATAAAGGAGCTATGAATGCCATTATTTCGACAGAAACTGATCTGGATGCCCTTCAAAAGCAACTGGATGCAATTCCTTCAATGGAGGGCCTGGAACTGGCTTCTAAAGTATCCACCAAAGAACCGTATACGGTAGGTGATGAAAATGCCAAGTACAGAATTGCCGCTCTTGATATAGGTATTAAAAAGAATATTTTAAGGAACCTGACACAAAGAGATTGTTTTGTTAAGGTGTTTCCATTTGACGCTTCGTTTGAAGATCTTAGCTCTTTTAATCCGGATGGATATTTTCTTTCTAACGGACCTGGAGACCCGACACCTTTAAAGAACGCTCAAAAAGTGGCAAAAGACATTATAGACCGTGATCTTCCATTATTTGGAATCTGTTTGGGACATCAGGTCATTGCACTGGCCCATGGAGTTCCTACCTATAAAATGTTCAACGGACACCGAGGGATCAATCACCCTGTGAAAAACCTTTTGACCGGTAAAGGAGAGATCACTTCTCAAAACCATGGATTTGTTGTAGATAAAAAAGCTGTTGAAGATCATGACATTTTAGAAATCACTCATGAGCATTTAAATGATCAGACCCTGGCTGGAATGCGTGTTAAAGACAAGAATTGTTTCTCTGTTCAATATCATCCTGAAGCCAGCCCAGGACCTCATGATTCAGCCTATTTATTTGATCAGTTTATTGAAATGATCAAGGCGTCAAAGTGAGTTTAAACTCCGCTCAGATTATCGAAAACGATATCGTAGTTTAATCAAGTTTAAAGGCCCAAAACCCTTTATATTTAGTAAATTTACATCAGTAAAAAACAATTAAAATTTTAAGAAAATGAGCATTATATTAGACATTCATGCAAGACAAATATTTGACTCCAGAGGTAATCCTACTGTAGAGGTTGATGTGATCACTGAAAATGGTGTATTGGGTAGAGCTGCTGTTCCTTCAGGGGCGTCCACGGGGGAACACGAAGCAGTAGAGTTAAGAGACGGTGGCGATGATTATATGGGTAAAGGAGTTTTAAAGGCCGTTGAAAATGTAAATGAGCTTATCGCCAAGGAGGTGATCGGATATTCTGTTTTCGAGCAAAACACAATTGATCAGATCATGATCGAGCTGGATGGAACACCTAACAAAGCGAAATTGGGTGCCAATGCCATTTTAGGGGTTTCTCTTGCAACAGCAAAAGCTGCAGCAAATGAACTGAATCAACCATTGTACAGATACGTAGGTGGGGTAAGTGCAAACACATTGCCTGTGCCGATGATGAATATCGTAAACGGTGGATCGCACTCTGACGCTCCAATCGCCTTTCAGGAATTTATGGTGATGCCGGTAAAAGCTAAAAACTTTACTGAAGCTATAAAAATGGGTAGTGAGATCTTCCATAATCTTAAAAAATTATTACATGACCGTGGCTTAAATACAGCTGTAGGTGATGAAGGTGGATTTGCACCAACTTTTGACGGAACTGAGGATGCACTTGATACGATCATCAAGGCTATCGAGAAAGCGGGATATAAGCCAGGTGATGAGGTGATGCTGGCTCTTGACTGTGCAGCTGCCGAATTCTACAAAGACGGGAAGTATGACTATACCATTTTTGAAGGAGATAAAGGTGTTGTACGATCTAGTGAAGAACAAGCGGATTATATTGCAGAATTAGCCGGAAAATACCCGATTATTTCTATTGAAGACGGAATGGATGAAAATGACTGGGAAGGATGGAAGTACTTAACTGAAAAAATCGGTGATACGGTACAGCTGGTTGGAGATGACTTGTTTGTTACTAACGTTGAAAGATTGTCAAAAGGTATCGATAACGGTATTGCCAATTCTATTTTGATCAAAGTAAATCAGATTGGTACGTTAACTGAGACGATTGCAGCAGTTAACATGGCACACAATGCAGGATATACTTCAGTAATGTCTCATAGATCAGGTGAAACAGAAGATAATACAATTGCGGATTTGGCGGTTGCTTTGAACACAGGACAGATCAAAACGGGTTCTGCTTCAAGAAGTGATCGTATGGCGAAATACAATCAGTTATTAAGAATTGAGGAGGAATTGCACAGTGTTGCATATTACCCTCAACTCAATGCTTTTAAAGTAAGATAAAATCTTCTTGTTTATAACAGAAAAAGCTGAATGAATGTTCAGCTTTTTTTGTTACTTAAATAGCTCAATTTACGAGGAAAATTGTGAGTTATTTTGTAATTTCGCGAGTATAACAAATTATTAAAAATTAAATATAAATTACCTATGTCAGAAGTAGCAAAATTGATTGTTAATGGGCAAGAATACGAATTCCCAGTTATTGTTGGAACCGAAAATGAGGTAGCCATTAATGTGAAAACATTAAGGTCCGTAACCAATGGAATTATCACATTGGATTCCGGTTTTAAAAATACTGGATCCTGTGAAAGTAAAATCACTTTTTTAGATGGAGAAAAAGGAATCCTGCGACATCGAGGTTACGCTATTGAAGAATTGACAAAAAAGGCTAGTTTTCTTGAGGTAGCTTATATGATCATTTTTGGTGAATTACCAACAAAGGAGCAATTTGAAAAATGGGAAAAAGATATTAAATACCATCAGCTTTTAAATGAAGAGATGAAAGATATCATCGATGGTTTCCCAAAGAAAGCGCATCCGATGGGAATGCTTTCCTCTTTGACTAGTGCATTAACTGCTTTTAATCCAGCTACGGTTGATATTACAAAAGAAGAACAGGTTTACGATGCCATTACCAAGTTAATGGGTAAGTTTCCTGTGATTGCAGCATGGGCTCATAGTAAGAATCTGGGGACGCCCCTTAATTACGGCGATAATTCTCTGAACTATATTGAGAATATCATGCAGATGATGTTTAGGATCCCAACTGAAAAATATGTCTTGAACCCCATAGCGGTCAAAGCGCTGGATGAGTTGTTGATCTTACATGAAGACCATGAGCAGAATTGTTCTACATCTACCGTGCGAATTGTGGGTTCATCTGAAGCAGGATTATTCGCTTCTGTTTCTTCGGGAGTCTCTGCACTTTGGGGTAGACTTCACGGTGGTGCCAATCAGGCGGTGCTTGAAATGCTTGAGAATATCCAGAATGATGGAGGAGACGTAGAAAAGTATATCCAGAAGGCGAAGGACAAAAATGATCCTTTCCGTTTGATGGGCTTTGGTCACAGGGTGTATAAGAATTTTGACCCAAGAGCAAGAATCATCAAAAAAGCAGCTGATGAGCTGTTTGAAGATCTGGGTACCAATGACCCTGTTTTGGCCATTGCTAAACACTTAGAAGAAGTAGCGCTTAATGATGAGTATTTTGCGCAAAGAAAATTGTATCCTAATGTTGACTTTTATTCCGGAATTATTTATCGTGCCCTTGGCTTCCCAAGAGAGATGATGACGGTGATGTTTGCTATTGGTAGATTACCGGGATGGATCGCTCAATGGAGAGAAATGCGTTATAACCACGAACCGATAGGAAGGCCAAGACAATTGTACACGGGAGAACCTTTAAGGCCTTTTAAACCATTCGAGGAAAGATAAGGCTTAAACGGAACGATTTAAACGTTTTTGAATTGTTCATAAATTTTAACGCGCGCTGATGATTATTTATAATCAGCGCGCGTTTTTTTTATTTATTTTTGCGAAAAATTCAATTTTATGAATCTTCATATTCAAAACGAGACATCCAGATTAAGAGCCGTTGTTCTTGGTACAGCCGAATCGAACGGTCCGGTTCCAAAGATTGAGGACTGTTATGATCCAAAATCAGTCGAGAACATCCTTGCCGGTACATATCCTAAGGAGGAAGATATGGTCAGGGAGATGGATGCCTTTGAAAAGGTGTTGAAGAAGTATGATGTTGAAGTATTCAGGCCAAAGGTTTTGAAAGATATAAACCAGATCTTTGCCCGGGATATTGCTTTTGTGGTTGAGGATAAATTTATACGATCGAATATTTTGCCCAACAGGATTGAAGAACTGGACGCCATTGACCATGTTTATATTCAGGTTGATCCTGAAAAAAGAATTATTCCACCGGAGGATGTTCATGTGGAAGGAGGAGATGTCATGCCATGGAACGATTATATTTTTGTTGGAGTCTACACCGGGCCGGATTATGCTGATTATATTACGGCACGAACCAATTGGGAAGCCGTGGAATTTTTAAGAGAATTGTTCCCGGAAAAGAAAGTAAAGTCCTTTGAATTGAGAAAATCCAATACCGATGCTAAAAATAATGCCCTGCACCTGGATTGTTGCTTTCAGCCTGTTGGAAAGGACAAGGCCATTTTACATAAGAATGGTTTTTTGGTGGAGGAGGAATATCAGTTCCTAGTAGATTATTTTGGAAAGGAAAATGTTTTTGAAATCACAAAGGAAGAAATGTATGAGATGAACTCTAATGTTTTTTCTATCTCAGAGGAA
This DNA window, taken from Lutimonas zeaxanthinifaciens, encodes the following:
- the rplQ gene encoding 50S ribosomal protein L17, whose amino-acid sequence is MRHGKKFNHLSRKKAHRKAMLANMACSLIEHKRINTTVAKAKALRQYVEPLITKSKNDTTHNRRIVFSSLKDKYAVSELFRDVAVKVGDRPGGYVRIIKLGNRQGDNASMAMIELVDYNEIYNPKAKKKKATRRRGKKSSSAPAAEAPAAEAPAAETAVAEKVEEPKSKDAENKDEA
- the rplO gene encoding 50S ribosomal protein L15; translation: MELNNLKPAKGSVKSGKRIGRGEGSGKGGTATRGHKGQKSRSGYSRKIGFEGGQMPLQRRVPKFGFKNINRKEYQGVNLDTLQKLVDDGKIKDTVSLEVLMENGLVGKNDLVKILGRGELKAKLNISVHKFTASAKAAIEKAGGEAVTI
- the secY gene encoding preprotein translocase subunit SecY, whose product is MKKFISTVQDIWKIEELRNKIILTLGLMVVYRLAAQVPLPGIDPTQLSGLANKTADGLLGLLNAFTGGAFAKASVMALGIMPYISASIVVQLMGIAVPYLQKLQKEGESGRKKINQITRWLTIAILIIQAPTYLISLPSLGIPESAFLLGTGPLFYFSSILLLTTGTIFAMWLGERITDKGIGNGISLLIMIGIIAVFPSSFMQEATSRINQSNGGLIMILIEVVIWFVVIFASVLLVTAVRKIQVQYARRTVAGNIQDVAGARQYIPLKLNSSGVMPIIFAQALMFVPGLMANAENSVIKSIGVAFTDIFGLWYNVLFAVLIIIFSYFYTAITIPTNKMADDLKRGGGFVPGIRPGKDTAEYLDTILSRVTLPGSLFLAFLAILPAIITKAGVQPGWAIFYGGTSLLIMVGVAIDTLQQINAHLLNRHYDGLMKSGSKRKVAY
- a CDS encoding DNA-directed RNA polymerase subunit alpha, producing the protein MAILNFQKPDKVLMIESTDFNGRFEFKPLEPGYGLTVGNALRRVLLSSLDGYAITSLRIEGVEHEFSTIEGVVEDVTEIILNLKQMRFKQQIEDTDSETVVLSVSGKEELTAGDFQNFISGFQVLNPELVICRMEPKVKIDLEITIEKGRGFVLAEENKKVSAPLGTIFIDSIYTPIKNVKYAVENFRVEQKTDYEKLVFDIITDGSITPKDALTEAAKILIHHFMLFSDERITLEADEIAKTETYDEESLHMRQLLKTRLIDMDLSVRALNCLKAAEVDTLGDLVSFNKSDLMKFRNFGKKSLTELDELVNNKGLTFGMDLTKYKLDKE
- the infA gene encoding translation initiation factor IF-1 produces the protein MAKQAAIEQDGRIIEALSNAMFRVELENGHIVTAHISGKMRMHYIKLLPGDKVKLEMSPYDLTKARITYRY
- the carA gene encoding glutamine-hydrolyzing carbamoyl-phosphate synthase small subunit — translated: MKYETRKKAILILKDGTMFEGKSVGIDGTAVGEICFNTGTTGYQEIFTDPSYFGQLMVTTNAHIGNYGINEQEEESEGIKIAGLVCRNFSFDYSRVNAQESLLDYFKRQNFVAISDIDTRALVRYIRDKGAMNAIISTETDLDALQKQLDAIPSMEGLELASKVSTKEPYTVGDENAKYRIAALDIGIKKNILRNLTQRDCFVKVFPFDASFEDLSSFNPDGYFLSNGPGDPTPLKNAQKVAKDIIDRDLPLFGICLGHQVIALAHGVPTYKMFNGHRGINHPVKNLLTGKGEITSQNHGFVVDKKAVEDHDILEITHEHLNDQTLAGMRVKDKNCFSVQYHPEASPGPHDSAYLFDQFIEMIKASK
- the rpsK gene encoding 30S ribosomal protein S11; amino-acid sequence: MAKSSSKNVKKRKVIVDAVGEAHITASFNNIIISLTNKKGDVISWSSAGKQGFRGSKKNTPYAAQTAAEDCARVAHEAGLRKVKVYVKGPGNGRESAIRTLHNNGIEVTEIIDVTPIAHNGCRPPKRRRV
- the rpsH gene encoding 30S ribosomal protein S8, giving the protein MYTDPIADYLTRIRNAASAGHRVVEIPASNLKKEMTKILFDQGYILSYKFIENKVQDIIKIALKYDKDSKQPVIKNLQRVSTPGLRKYAGAHEMPRVLNGLGIAIVSTSKGVMTNKKARQENVGGEVLCFVY
- the rplR gene encoding 50S ribosomal protein L18, producing MALTKLQRRNRIKNRIRKVVSGTAVKPRLSVFRSNKAISAQLIDDVAGKTLVSTTSLSMKDAKGTKIEIATAVGKDLAEKASKAGIESVAFDRNGYLYHGRVKALADGAREGGLKF
- the rpsD gene encoding 30S ribosomal protein S4, with product MARYTGPKSKIARKFGEPIFGDDKALEKRNYPPGQHGANKRRGKQSEYALQLKEKQKAKYTYGILERQFRKLFEKSQRSKGITGEVLLQLCESRLDNVVYRLGISPSRSGARQLVSHRHITVNGEIVNIPSYLLKEGDVVGVREKSKSLTAIESSLAAKSNVYEWLSWNQETLEGRFVTVPERIQIPENINEQFIVELYSK
- the rpsM gene encoding 30S ribosomal protein S13, whose translation is MARIAGIDVPKNKRGVIALTYIFGIGRSKAKEILANAKVDESIKVQDWNDEQIANIRGEVGKLTIEGELRSEVQLNIKRLMDIGCYRGIRHRAGLPLRGQRTKNNSRTRKGKRKTVAGKKKATK
- the rpmD gene encoding 50S ribosomal protein L30; the encoded protein is MKRIRVKQVRSQIRRPKNQKLTLEALGLRKMNQTVEHDATPTILGMVKTVNHLVSVEEIK
- the rplF gene encoding 50S ribosomal protein L6; its protein translation is MSRIGKNPITIPEGVTVEVKDNEVTVKGKLGELSQEIKEIDVKIEDGVITLERPSEANTHKSKHGLYRALINNMIVGVSQGWSKELELVGVGYRASNQGQKLDLALGFSHNIVLEIAPEVKVETVSEKGKNPLVKLTSHDKQLVGQVAAKIRSFRKPEPYKGKGVKYVGEQLRRKAGKTA
- the rpsE gene encoding 30S ribosomal protein S5, coding for MYKKYNNVERVKPSGLELKDHLVGVQRVTKVTKGGRTFSFSAIVVVGNGDGVVGHGLGKSQDVASAIAKAIEDAKKNLVRIPIINQTLPHEQKGKYGGARVFLKPASHGTGVIAGGAVRAVLESVGVHDVLSKSQGSSNPHNVVKATFDALLNLRDAHTVARQRGISVEKVFNG
- the ykgO gene encoding type B 50S ribosomal protein L36, whose product is MKVRASVKKRSADCIIVRRKGRLYVINKKNPRFKQRQG